Proteins from one Corticium candelabrum chromosome 4, ooCorCand1.1, whole genome shotgun sequence genomic window:
- the LOC134177979 gene encoding protein dachsous-like, with amino-acid sequence MSANFTVEILNVNEKPSLLSFKNVGGQIQFSDDFPSVNERSADGSGTTVGTVVGTMEAIDADSGDKLTFSLDNDGGGRFSLSQSTAKCQTTTNKDVKTVCSIRMIVAGTLNYESSTQHNITIKATDQEGLIVSKQFTIKVNDVNEHPTDISAFEGVFQVKENANGATVASLVTTDPDRGQSFVYKIVDNPTGPFTLDGNVLKVKQTGNIDYEIKSSYTVTIRSTDNGNPSRSFTKKIVVKIIDINEPPTSISLAHDKVAENSGTGTVVDVLLISDPETSQSHTCTMLDDAGGRFVMNVLNLEVRASNASCIQAGGANCLLNYEQNKWHKVTVRCTDNGNPSMFKDKQFTINVVDRNDPPRELKLSKQRISETFNIGDVIGVFSAVDEDSGQSMSYSLTSNSNGVFDVKNSQLILKKSLNFEQQKTHNIVVKVTDNGTPPLSMTRNFTIEVIDENESPLIVTFLDLNGQLTFPTNFPVVKENSATNTVVGTIEAGDPDINEKIVFKLTDDVGGLFTLSTPSRSSCKNESGTAGVKTKCQVQLFVSGMLNYELNSQHDITVLVSDSNGKTYLANFTVTVQDNVELAGGVTTVTENQQSAVVGELVTTDDDRHKKFTYSLVSDGGGPFDIVGKEVRLKSRTSVDYEKNKQFSIRIKVTDGGSPAMSLTKTFMVKVIDVNEAPTNVYLSKYEVNENSDAGTEIGTISTKDPDNDDTITQTHIYRLVDDAGGRFAIVNGALKVKPSNKQCLNSGGDFCLLNYEKSTSHRIVIEVTDSGKPSIKKEFVVTIKVLDVNDSPRSLTVSNLLINENLRKGTLIGSVSAVDEDSSSSLSYHIISSDGGNFYLSGNQLFTGQLENYEVRSSYQLKLQVKDNGSPQLSINQLFTVTVIDVNERPTSVSVLPTDGQLNFTVNFPKIREHTLAGTAIGTVEVVDVDKGEMMTITLDDDDGGNFRIATGNDVRCASATLQVIISIILLSD; translated from the exons ATGTCAGCTAATTTTACTGTCGAGATACTGAATGTCAACGAGAAACCGTCGTTACTCTCTTTCAAGAATGTTGGAGGTCAAATACAGTTTAGTGATGATTTCCCATCAGTGAACGAAAGGAGTGCTGACGGAAGCGGTACGACAGTCGGAACGGTCGTTGGAACGATGGAAGCGATTGACGCAGACAGTGGGGACAAGTTGACATTCTCGTTAGACAACGACGGAGGCGGTCGCTTTTCTCTGTCTCAGAGCACAGCAAAGTGTCAAACAACAACGAACAAG GATGTAAAGACTGTTTGTAGCATTCGAATGATCGTCGCTGGAACATTAAACTATGAATCaagcacacaacacaatataacGATCAAGGCCACAGATCAAGAAGGATTAATAGTTTCCAAACAGTTTACTATTAAAGTGAACGACGTCAACGAACATCCTACG GACATCAGTGCATTTGAAGGAGTCTTTCAAGTAAAAGAGAATGCAAACGGAGCGACAGTCGCATCTCTGGTCACAACAGATCCAGATCGAGGCCAgtcgtttgtgtacaaaaTTGTGGACAATCCAACTGGACCTTTTACATTGGATGGCAATGTTCTGAAAGTGAAGCAAACGGGAAACATCGACTACGAGATCAAGTCGTCGTATACAGTTACGATTCGATCGACAGACAACGGGAATCCTTCTCGCAGTTTCACCAAGAAAATCGTTGTgaaaattattgatattaacgaACCGCCAACTAGCATTTCTCTTGCCCACGATAAG GTAGCAGAAAACAGCGGTACTGGTACGGTTGTCGACGTTCTTCTCATCAGTGATCCCGAAACGAGTCAATCTCATACGTGTACAATGTTGGACGATGCAGGAGGACGGTTTGTTATGAATGTTTTGAATTTAGAG gTACGAGCGTCCAACGCAAGTTGCATTCAAGCCGGTGGCGCAAATTGTTTGCTCAACTACGAACAAAACAAATGGCACAAAGTGACTGTACGCTGTACGGACAACGGAAATCCATCAATGtttaaagacaaacagtttaCTATTAATGTCGTCGATCGTAACGATCCACCGAGAGAGTTGAAACTCAGCAAACAAAGA ATCAGTGAAACGTTTAACATTGGAGACGTAATCGGCGTGTTTTCGGCTGTGGACGAAGACAGCGGTCAATCGATGTCGTATTCACTCACCAGCAACAGCAATGGTGTATTTGATGTGAAGAACTCACAACTTATTCTTAAGAAATCGCTCAACTTTGAACAACAAAAAACTCACAATATCGTCGTCAAGGTCACCGACAATGGCACCCCACCTCTCTCG ATGACGAGAAACTTTACCATTGAAGTTATCGACGAAAACGAATCTCCACTCATTGTGACTTTTCTTGATTTGAATGGCCAGTTGACGTTTCCTACCAACTTTCCAGTAGTAAAGGAGAATtcagcaacaaacacagttGTGGGCACGATTGAAGCcggagacccggatatcaatGAAAAGATTGTCTTCAAGTTGACGGATGATGTCGGTGGTTTGTTTACACTATCCACTCCGTCGCGAAGCAGTTGCAAGAACGAATCTGGAACTGCA gGTGTCAAGACTAAGTGTCAGGTGCAACTTTTTGTGTCTGGAATGTTGAATTACGAGCTGAATAGCCAGCACGATATCACGGTGTTAGTATCCGACTCAAACGGTAAGACCTACTTGGCCAACTTCACGGTCACCGTACAAGAT aACGTGGAATTAGCCGGTGGAGTGACGACAGTTACTGAAAACCAGCAGTCAGCTGTAGTAGGAGAACTCGTCACAACCGACGACGACCGACATAAGAAGTTTACTTACTCTCTTGTGAGTGATGGAGGTGGACCGTTTGATATAGTGGGGAAAGAAGTTCGACTGAAGAGCAGAACAAGCGTCGACTACGAGAAGAACAAACAATTCAGCATCCGCATTAAAGTGACCGACGGAGGATCACCCGCAATGTCTTTGACGAAAACGTTTATGGTAAAAGTTATTGACGTCAATGAAGCTCCCACcaatgtctatttgtctaaaTACGAG GTCAATGAAAATAGTGACGCGGGTACAGAAATAGGAACTATTAGTACAAAAGACCCGGACAATGACGATACAATTACTCAGACTCATATTTATAGATTAGTTGACGACGCCGGAGGAAGATTCGCAATCGTCAATGGTGCTCTTAAG GTGAAACCTTCAAACAAGCAATGTTTGAATTCTGGTGGAGATTTCTGTTTGCTGAATTACGAAAAGTCGACAAGTCATCGCATTGTAATCGAAGTTACTGACAGTGGCAAACCGTCAATCAAGAAAGAGTTTGTAGTAACAATTAAAGTTTTGGATGTCAACGATAGTCCTCGATCATTAACAGTCAGCAATCTGTTG ATTAACGAAAATCTTCGTAAAGGAACTCTAATAGGAAGCGTGTCAGCTGTTGATGAAGATTCTAGTTCCTCTCTATCATATCACATTATTTCGAGCGACGGTGGAAACTTTTACTTGAGTGGTAACCAACTGTTTACTGGACAGCTCGAGAACTATGAAGTTCGATCGTCATACCAACTCAAACTGCAAGTCAAAGACAACGGATCTCCACAACTTTCT ATAAATCAATTGTTTACTGTGACCGTTATTGATGTCAACGAACGACCAACTTCGGTTTCTGTCCTcccaacagacggacaattAAACTTCACGGTCAACTTTCCCAAAATTCGAGAGCACACATTGGCTGGTACTGCTATCGGTACAGTGGAAGTAGTGGACGTGGATAAAGGAGAAATGATGACGATCACTTTGGACGACGATGACGGAGGGAATTTTCGAATAGCAACGGGAAATGACGTTCGTTGTGCTTCTGCAACATTACAAGTAATCATTTCAATCATTCTGCTTTCAGATTGA
- the LOC134177977 gene encoding protocadherin gamma-A2-like: MSTKGNRLIVARLLDYESAKSHVITVKVSDDGSPSLTMSANFTVEILNVNEKPSLLSFKNVGGQIQFSDNFPSVNETSADGSGTTVGTVVGTMEAIDADSGDKLTFSLDNDGGGRFSLSQSTAKCQTTTNKDVKTVCSIRMIVAGTLNYESSTEHNITLKATDQEGLIVSKQFTIKVNDVNEHPTDISAFEGVFQVRENANGATVASLITTDPDRGQSFVYKIVDNPTGPFTLDGNVLKVKQTGNIDYEIKSSYTVTIRSTDNGNPSRSFTKKIVVKIIDINETPTSISLAHDKIAENSGTGTVVDVLLISDPETSQSHTCTMLDDAEGRFVMNGLNLEVRASNASCIQAGGANCLLNYEQNKRHKVTVRCTDNGNPSMFKDKQFTINVVDRNDPPRELKLSKQRINETFSIGDVIGVFSVVDEDSGQSMSCSLTSNSNGVFDVKNSQLILKKSLNFEQQKTHNIVVEVTDNGTPPLSVSFAFAL, translated from the exons ATGTCG ACGAAAGGCAATCGGCTTATCGTCGCTCGTTTACTTGACTACGAGAGTGCAAAGTCTCACGTCATTACAGTTAAAGTATCTGACGATGGATCACCATCTCTAACG ATGTCAGCTAATTTTACTGTCGAGATACTGAATGTCAACGAGAAACCGTCGTTACTCTCTTTCAAGAATGTTGGAGGTCAAATACAGTTTAGTGATAATTTCCCATCAGTGAACGAAACGAGTGCTGACGGAAGCGGTACGACAGTCGGAACGGTCGTTGGAACGATGGAAGCGATTGACGCAGACAGTGGGGACAAGTTGACATTCTCGTTAGACAACGACGGAGGCGGTCGCTTTTCTCTGTCTCAGAGCACAGCAAAGTGTCAAACAACAACGAACAAG GATGTAAAGACTGTTTGTAGCATTCGAATGATTGTCGCTGGAACATTAAACTATGAATCAAGCACAGAACACAATATAACGCTCAAGGCCACAGATCAAGAAGGATTAATAGTTTCCAAACAGTTTACTATTAAAGTGAACGACGTCAACGAACATCCTACG GACATCAGTGCATTTGAAGGAGTCTTTCAAGTAAGAGAGAATGCAAACGGAGCGACAGTCGCATCTCTGATCACAACAGATCCAGATCGAGGCCAgtcgtttgtgtacaaaaTTGTGGACAATCCAACTGGACCTTTTACATTGGATGGCAATGTTCTGAAAGTGAAGCAAACGGGAAACATCGACTACGAGATCAAGTCGTCGTATACAGTTACGATTCGATCGACAGACAACGGAAATCCTTCTCGCAGTTTCACCAAGAAAATCGTTGTgaaaattattgatattaacgaAACGCCAACTAGCATTTCTCTTGCCCACGATAAG ATAGCAGAAAACAGCGGTACTGGTACGGTTGTCGACGTTCTTCTCATCAGTGATCCCGAAACGAGTCAATCTCATACGTGTACAATGTTGGACGATGCAGAAGGACGGTTTGTTATGAATGGTTTGAATTTAGAG gTACGAGCGTCCAACGCAAGTTGCATTCAAGCCGGTGGCGCAAATTGTTTGCTCAACTACGAACAAAACAAACGGCACAAAGTGACTGTACGCTGTACGGACAACGGAAATCCATCAATGtttaaagacaaacagtttaCTATTAATGTCGTCGATCGTAACGATCCACCGAGAGAGTTGAAACTCAGCAAACAAAGA ATCAATGAAACGTTTAGTATTGGAGACGTAATCGGCGTGTTTTCGGTTGTGGACGAAGACAGCGGTCAATCGATGTCGTGTTCACTCACCAGCAACAGCAATGGTGTATTTGATGTGAAGAACTCACAACTTATTCTTAAGAAATCGCTCAATTTTGAACAACAAAAAACTCACAATATCGTCGTCGAAGTCACCGACAATGGCACCCCACCTCTATCGGTTAGTTTTGCTTTTGCTCTTTAG
- the LOC134177976 gene encoding protocadherin beta-14-like: MQLAGGVATVTENQQSAVVGELVTTDDDRHEKFTYSLVSDGGGPFDVVGKEVRLKSGTSVDYEKNKQFSIRIKVTDGGSPAMSLTKTFIVKVIDVNEAPTNVYLSKYEINENSDAGTEIGTISTKDPDNDDTITQTHIYRLVDDAGGRFAIVNGALKVKPSNKQCLNSGGDFCLLNYEKSTSHRIVIEVTDSGKPSIKKEFVVTIKVLDVNDSPRSLTVSNLLINENLRKGTLIGSLSADDEDSSSSLSYHIISSDGGNFNLSGNQLFTGQLENYEVRSSYQLKLQVRDNGSPQLSINQLFTVTVIDVNERPTSVSVLPTDGQLNFTVNFPKIREHTLAGTAIGTVEVVDVDKGEMMTITLDDDDGGNFRIATGNDVRCASATLQGFNSVCRAKLFVGKTLDYEVNVQHTIIIRATDKSGHGLSRVVKLTVFVVDVNDPPTDVDVASGNPRVHENVNGAVVGEVSVTDQDTWQSHSCQLTGSAGGRFVMVGREVRVSSNANLDYESQQQHTITVQCTDDGTPPLSVTKSFTVKVLDVNEKPQAIHISHDTIPENAKFMHAVGRLSASDPDNSHSIRQTFTWKLVDSADRRFRMDGDILKVAVYNSKCLALGGKWCMLNMEEKNKYDVVVRVTDSGSPPLVRDEIITIHLTDVNDRPRNLDLSSNTVYENDPKDTLVGLLSARNEDKGQTLEYVLVDDDDGKFKIVANELRKALPADYETSTSHSILVTVRDDGIPSLNISRRFVIEVRDVNEPPFNLSIVQGDEGDSR, from the exons ATGCAATTAGCCGGTGGAGTGGCGACAGTTACTGAAAACCAGCAGTCAGCTGTAGTAGGAGAACTCGTCACAACCGACGACGACCGACATGAGAAGTTTACTTACTCTCTTGTGAGTGATGGAGGTGGACCGTTTGATGTAGTGGGGAAAGAAGTTCGACTGAAGAGCGGAACAAGCGTCGACTACGAGAAGAACAAACAATTCAGCATCCGCATTAAAGTGACCGACGGAGGATCACCCGCAATGTCTTTGACGAAAACGTTTATAGTAAAAGTTATTGACGTCAATGAAGCTCCCACcaatgtctatttgtctaaaTACGAG ATCAATGAAAATAGTGATGCGGGTACAGAAATAGGAACTATTAGTACGAAAGACCCGGACAATGACGATACAATTACTCAGACTCATATTTATAGATTAGTTGACGACGCCGGAGGAAGATTCGCAATCGTCAATGGTGCTCTTAAG GTGAAACCTTCAAACAAGCAATGTTTGAATTCTGGTGGAGATTTCTGTTTGCTGAATTACGAAAAGTCGACAAGTCATCGCATTGTAATCGAAGTTACTGACAGTGGCAAACCGTCAATCAAGAAAGAGTTTGTAGTAACAATTAAAGTTTTGGATGTCAACGATAGTCCTCGATCATTAACAGTCAGCAATCTGTTG ATTAACGAAAATCTTCGTAAAGGAACTCTAATAGGAAGCTTGTCAGCTGATGATGAAGATTCTAGTTCCTCTCTATCATATCACATTATTTCGAGCGACGGTGGAAACTTTAACTTGAGTGGTAACCAACTGTTTACTGGACAGCTCGAGAACTATGAAGTTCGATCGTCATACCAACTCAAACTGCAAGTCAGAGACAACGGATCTCCACAACTTTCT ATAAATCAATTGTTTACTGTGACCGTTATTGATGTCAACGAACGACCAACTTCGGTTTCTGTCCTcccaacagacggacaattAAACTTCACGGTCAACTTTCCCAAAATTCGAGAGCACACATTAGCTGGTACTGCTATCGGTACAGTGGAAGTAGTGGACGTGGATAAAGGAGAAATGATGACGATCACTTTGGACGACGATGACGGAGGGAATTTTCGAATAGCAACGGGAAATGACGTTCGTTGTGCTTCTGCAACATTACAA GGTTTCAATTCCGTTTGCCGAGCAAAACTTTTTGTTGGCAAGACGTTAGATTACGAAGTCAATGTACAACACACGATCATCATTCGGGCTACCGACAAAAGTGGACACGGTCTCTCTCGAGTAGTCAAGTTGACTGTCTTTGTAGTAGACGTCAATGATCCTCCAACT GACGTGGATGTGGCTAGTGGCAATCCTCGTGTGCACGAAAATGTAAACGGTGCTGTCGTTGGAGAAGTGTCGGTCACAGATCAAGACACGTGGCAGTCGCACTCGTGTCAACTCACTGGCAGCGCCGGTGGCCGTTTTGTGATGGTCGGTCGCGAAGTACGAGTGAGTTCGAATGCAAACTTGGACTACGAGTCGCAGCAGCAACATACTATAACCGTCCAATGTACTGACGACGGAACTCCTCCTCTTAGTGTAACAAAAAGCTTCACGGTCAAAGTTCTCGATGTTAACGAGAAACCACAGGCAATTCACATCAGTCACGACACG ATACCGGAAAATGCAAAGTTCATGCACGCTGTGGGTCGACTGTCAGCATCGGATCCCGACAATTCACACTCTATTAGACAAACGTTTACCTGGAAACTCGTAGATAGTGCCGATCGTCGCTTCAGAATGGATGGAGATATTCTCAAG GTTGCAGTATACAATAGCAAGTGTCTAGCTCTAGGTGGCAAGTGGTGTATGTTGAACATGGAGGAAAAGAATAAATACGACGTTGTAGTGAGAGTGACAGACAGCGGGTCGCCTCCGCTCGTTAGAGATGAGATCATCACAATCcacttgacagacgtcaacGACAGACCGAGGAATCTCGATTTATCGAGTAACACCGTTTACGAAAACGATCCCAAAGATACTTTAGTGGGACTTCTCTCCGCTAGAAATGAAGACAAAGGACAGACTTTGGAGTACGTCTTGGTCGATGACGATGACGGCAAGTTTAAAATCGTCGCTAACGAGTTACGGAAAGCGTTGCCTGCAGACTACGAGACGTCGACGAGTCATTCGATATTGGTGACCGTAAGAGACGACGGAATACCTTCACTTAAC ATATCGAGACGTTTTGTCATTGAAGTGAGAGACGTCAATGAACCTCCATTCAACCTTTCCATCGTGCAAGGTGACGAGGGAGAC TCGAGATAG
- the LOC134177978 gene encoding protocadherin gamma-A10-like — protein MLAETNKCLAFGGSNCQLNYETNALYNLVIRSTDSGNPPRSTDFTITIKLRDVNDKPGNVNLTGYTIKENAISGTEIANVSATDEDARQRITYSLSTNPGNVFAIKGDKLITTSSSIDYETRKTYKIVIVATDNGNPPKSTSSSFTIDVLAQNEPPVEFKFSATGGQLSFPDDKAKIGENAVKNTVVGTIVVYDQDANEQLTLKLDDNAGRRFALSTMKPQCITVNTLSAKTKCEAQLLVDGALDHEKDSLLDIVIRATDRKGLFKIARYQITVVDANEPPRDITVASGKLSVQENLNNFAVAEFATVDEDVGNKHTYSLVNDAGGKFAITGSQLVTSANANLDFEKTSKYTIIVRSTDKGGLSVDKTFTVTVEDVNEVPTSLSLTNSKVMLINVYSCARARI, from the exons ATGCTTGCAGAAACAAA CAAGTGTCTAGCGTTTGGTGGAAGTAACTGTCAACTCAACTACGAGACGAACGCTCTCTATAATCTCGTCATTCGCTCAACGGACAGCGGCAATCCGCCTCGTTCCACCGACTTCACTATTACCATCAAATTACGAGATGTCAACGACAAACCTGGAAACGTGAACCTAACCGGTTACACGATTAAAGAAAACGCAATCTCGGGGACGGAGATCGCAAACGTGTCGGCCACCGACGAAGACGCACGGCAACGTATTACATACTCATTGAGCACCAATCCGGGAAATGTGTTTGCTATCAAAGGAGATAAGTTGATAACCACTAGTAGCTCGATTGATTACGAAACCCGTAAAACCTACAAGATTGTCATCGTCGCAACAGACAACGGCAATCCGCCCAAATCT ACATCGTCTTCCTTCACAATCGACGTTCTCGCACAGAACGAACCGCCCGTCGAGTTTAAGTTTAGTGCTACAGGCGGACAGCTCTCATTCCCGGACGACAAAGCAAAAATCGGAGAGAATGCAGTGAAGAATACGGTCGTGGGGACGATAGTGGTGTACGACCAGGACGCAAACGAGCAGTTGACGTTAAAACTGGACGACAATGCGGGTCGAcggtttgctctgagcacaATGAAACCACAATGTATTACAGTCAATACATTG AGCGCCAAAACAAAGTGCGAAGCTCAACTGTTAGTCGACGGCGCTTTAGACCACGAGAAAGATTCGCTCCTTGATATCGTTATTCGCGCTACGGACAGAAAAGGACTCTTCAAGATCGCGCGCTACCAGATTACAGTCGTTGATGCCAACGAGCCACCAAGA GACATCACTGTTGCTAGTGGTAAGCTTTCTGTTCAAGAAAATCTTAATAACTTTGCAGTCGCTGAATTCGCAACGGTCGACGAAGATGTCGGCAACAAACACACGTACTCGCTTGTCAACGACGCTGGCGGAAAGTTTGCTATTACTGGTAGTCAGCTGGTGACGTCTGCAAATGCAAATCTTGACTTTGAAAAGACATCAAAATACACGATCATCGTGAGATCAACAGACAAAGGAGGATTATCCGTAGACAAAACGTTTACTGTGACCGTAGAAGACGTCAACGAGGTTCCTACCTCATTGAGTTTGACAAATTCTAAGGTAATGCTTATCAATGTGTATTCGTGTGCTCGTGCACGTATATAG